The segment gGCTACGACGTCCCATGCGGGGGCcgccagagttgaacgacagggccctacttggcccagcccTGGgaaacctagctttggcacatctatattggcccatgcttggctcaagattgggtactcagtcctggccgttacaatgattacccaggcttgggccaaggtagaattacccaagtttggctatatctatggtttaataagtagatcatataaatgtatcagttcaacattagtagATTCGTCTAGTAGCTATCGTTCGGACCCAGCAAttagaaggacggcagttcgcgcccagagcccagcagaattttcaccgagtttttttcatatcatttacctcctttagataattaaaacgttaatgatcatgaattctacgaggttaataataacaaaatttcttttaattaaatttattcatttcctCGAGGCATGGGCCAGGActggcaaccaagcatgggccaggtctacCAACCAGGTCTGACCCAATGTTATCATTCCAGAGTCCTAACAAGGCTGGGCCAAGGCGACCTACAAGCTTGGGCCAAGGTTTTACATACTTGGGCCAAGCCTgcgccaagcctgggcccgtcgtactttcctctctggggtATTAGAATGGCAGTATCGTTATGATGCTACGAATattcttaataacaattaattagtttttttttttttaatatttatgactagggcaaaatgagacatttttttcagacggccaaattttaattttaagttttcagtTATGGTTTGAAATAAAGGGTAATTTGGTCAGTGCACAGTgcagccaatttttttttttttgaaaactaagAATGACACTGAGGTAAAATGAGCcgcgatttaaaaataaaaatttaaaattggcAGCATTGTCTGGGCTGACTAACTTACCCCAATCTTTTCTAAAAATTCTAACTAAGGtttcattgaaaaatatatatttttgtcaaaataaTTCCATAGGTcactagaaaattttaaaattttttaaaattgaatttttatttttctaaatttttttttctttacgaaaaaattctctatacagaaatgaattattttaaaaattaaaatatttaaatttacatatcTACTATGCTGActaattttcaagttttttgtctacgataattaaaatattttattttatttaaatttatttttcaaaggcaaaaaatttgattagtAATCGATTATGATGAAGAATgattgattcaatttttataatatattcatATTCTAACGAGTTGTTATGAATCACTATATtcaaatcaatgaaaaataaaactacacaCCATGATATCTaacttgtaaataaattttttattccgctcatatattttttactaaattaataacaatttattattgtaattattattatcacgatgataaataaaaaaaaggcaatCATGTGAGAAAAACCAATTGCATTGTACTAATAATCCTATATCAAGGTAAACGCAAGTGCAATAATTCTCCAACGATGGCTATCCTAAACAAATATCATCATTACGTCAACTTGGTCGTAATAAATGAGTATCTGGACTCGTATGTCATGGCCAGGTAAGTTGTCAAGCCGACCGACATACTCGCagaaaagatataaaaaaaaacgtctatcaataacttcctttctgttgattttttttttattaactaatatTCAACTACATAAAtatgttttgttattttaaatgccGAGTTGCAAACATGCATTAATAATTCactggttttattttattattctaaacGGATTCCCGAATGTCTTCAATCAACGtcggctaaaaattttaaaccatACATCGGTATTTTATGTTTCATTGTTATTGAAgctggtaattatttttttattgtcaatcTCGTTGTCAAACGACAGTGGACAGACTCAAAACTACTTTGATGaggcaaaaaaaatgatgggCCAGTTGGTCAGTCGGTTCGATgcatttacaaatttttcgtagaaaaaaaaaatgattgataatTGTATTGGACtatgaggtaaaatgggccttgatttttttatagaaaattttaaattgtccgTCGTGACCAACTTACCTCATACTTTTCTATAAATCGCGACTAAAGATttagtaacaataaaattttttggtctAAAAATGGAGTCATTTTACCTACGACCTACAGCTACGAAAATTATGGGGTCTTATTTTGGCTCAAATTTCTCtacttgattgaaaaaaaatactaggaTACTTGGCAAAGCtcgagaattatttttttaacaatattctGATCTTTACAATTCAAATTTGTCAtctgtacacagaaaaaaaattatggaaacagtttccataattctataaaattcttttctataccaacataggaattatgaccataaattataggaatgtttcccataattataggaacagttcctataattataggaatactacccataacattataggaatgtttcccataattataggaacagttcctataattatagtaatACTACCCATAATATTAcagaaatggttcccataattattggaacagttcctataattataaaaatactacccataacattataggaatggttcctataatttataggaattgttcatataattataggaatactacccataacattataagaatgtttcccataattataggaacagttcctataattataaaaatactacCCATAACAATAcagaaatggttcccataattattggagaggttcctataattataggaatactaccccataacattataggaatggttcccataattataggaacagttcctataattataggaatactacccataacattataggaatggttcctataatttatagaaatggttcctacaatttataggaattgttcatataatattatgggaatcattcccacaGCATTATAGGactggttcccatattggtatagtaTCTATTCCcatacattatgggaatggttcccatgatggtatgggaactatttccatatattatgagaactatccctataatagtatggttacaattcctataccattgtgggaactattcccataatgcatagcaaaaattcctataattttctttccgtgtagtgtaatcaaaattttttcggcaATTTTTATATCCAATAATTGTGACTCCGTTTCactaaattatttctaaatcactattctttttttttgtctcataaatatttgaagactatttttttctcaatagcCATGGGAAATTTTCTTACgtaatcttaaaaaataatcgaaaagcAAATGATCCAGTGTATTAAAGTTCAAAAGCGTGTTTTATTTCCCCAGCGTCCTGATTTTTCAGTCTTACcctaaatagtaaaaaaaaaaagaaaacaagaatTGTGAGTATCATCTCACACTTGAATttttgacattaaaaatttctgttattgaaaataaataaaatttcatacttgAGTAATGTAACatcaagagaaaaataaaattcaagtgTCAgccatatttttattgtgaatttaattgaatttaagtatttttaaatttcgtatCATTGTAAGGGTCGCCTTGAATCTGTTTCTCTTTATATACTTTCAGCTGTTTTTTAACGACTGGTAATCGAGGAATTCAATTTACTTAACGTTCAACATAAATTAGAATTGTGTGACGTTAGTACAAATTGGCCAgcttcgtttttttatttcttttcatatattttgtattctAACGTCCGTTAATCTACTGCGGAattgtctatttttttttttaatttatttctaatagttcaaaattttgagaaataaaaataatttttttttaaaataaataattaggaaattgaaccaatgatttaaaaataatttaatcagttTAATAGATAAATGTAGTAGAGCggtcacgtagtgactgcagactgttaataataaatgtataactatttatataaatatataattgttaCAGTTGCTGTCGTCGTTGCATTTTTTATATGCTGGGCACCTTTCCACGTCCAGCGTTTGATTGCGATCTACGGAACAGACACTGATCAAGTgacatcaaaaaataaatggatGACATTTCTCTACAATGTATTCACATATCTTTCAGGTGTCTTGTATTACGTTTCCACTACCATCAATCCAATTCTATACAACATTATGTCCAATAAATTTCGCGAAGCTTTCAAggtacaaaatatatatacaatatataaattcataaaaattacagtccccagaaaaaattagaatttcattcaataccaatttttttttcaaatgtttgTTATTTGCATTGTgatattaagtaaaaaaatttctgtctGATATGACCAACTTGTCCACTCTTATCTAAATACTATAACTAGGACCAGgatttttgcttttatttaaaaataacaattaataattaatggtgtcaaattttggaattacagtGGAAATATTggccgtataaaaaaattttttaaataaaagttgtaaaaaattttattttctagagaaaatgtctcttatggtttttttatacgaccaatattttcaccgtaatatcaaaattaagattttcataattaacaaaaatttgaataattcattatgaatatcaattttgaaattacggtgaaaatattggccgtataaaaaaatcataagagacatttttcttataaaaataaatttcctacaacttttgtttaaaaagttttttgataAGACCAATCTTTTCGccgtgatttaaaaattaagatttccataattaacaaaaatttgaataattcattatgaatatcaattttgaaattacagtgaaaatattggtcgtataaaaaaatcataagagacatttttttaataaaaataaatttcttacaacttttgtttaaaaagttttttgataAGACCAATCTTTtcgccgtaatttcaaaattaagattttcataattaacaaaaatttgaataattcattatgaatatcaattttgaaattacggtgaaaatattggccgtataaaaaaatcataagagacatttttcttataaaaataaatttcctacaacttttgtttaaaaagtttttttataagaccaatattctcgccgtgatttaaaaattaaggtttccataattaacaaaaatttgaataattcattatgaatatcaattttggaattacagtgaaaatattggtcgtataaaaaaatcataggagacattttttttataaaaataaatttcttacaacttttgtttaaaaagttttttgataAGACCAATCTTTtcgccgtaatttcaaaattaagattttcataattaacaaaaatttgaataattcattatgaatctcaattttgaaattacggtgaaaatattggccgtataaaaaaatcataagagacattttttttataaaaataaatttcctacaacttttgtttaaaaagttttttgataAGACCAATCTTTtcgccgtaatttcaaaattaagatttccataattaacaaaaatttgaataattcattatgaatatcaattttggaattacagtgaaaatattggtcatataaaaaaatcatacaagacatttcttttataaaaataaatttcctacaacttttgtttgaaaagtttttgtataagaccaatattttcgccgtaatattaaacatttgaaCCGTGCATTTCGAAgttaaggcaaaaatcttgtccctaattatagctaaaatttttaaccaaaaatttttttagcctaaaaaaaatagtagccCATTTTGTcctgatatttaaataaattgattatcaaaataataattaacaaaataataataataataatgatgcaGGAAACATTAGCTAAAAGTTGCGGTGGTTCAAGATCGTCGAGTAACTTGGAGCAAAGATCATATTCAAGTTTATCACGTTCGCAACAAAGAACTTTAGGCGGCGGAAATTTTGGTTCACGTACAACAGCCGGTACAGGAATTGGTACTGGAGTTGGCCAAGATAGCTCCGAGGGTTCTGGTAATTCCATACGTGATGAGAATAATCAGCGGCATCAAACGACAGTCTCACCGGTAGATAGCAAACACAGTGATATAATACGAGTTAACTCATCATCATCCCAGCGTAAGATTGATAATcccaataatgataattattatttaaataaaaaaaatagcaaaaaaTACTGTGACCAGTTGGAGACTGGCAATGCCGAGTCGACCTTAATTATTGACAGCGACTGTCCGCGACAAggtaatattaatattaacaatggaACCAATGagattaacaaaaaaaatactgacagaAATAGTAACAGTCGATTAATTAACGGCGATGTCTGTCATCAACAAAGACTCGCTGGTGCTAATGATGAGTATTTAATTGGTAAGAGACAGGAGCAGGATAATAACAAATCAAAGTACTTTGGACTTAAGGCCagcaatgataaaaaattgtgGAGGTTTTTAAAGTGGCTACCAACTGGTGGTGTTTTTAAATTCGCAAAGAGCTCGACCCGAAATTGCGGGGAGTCGGTTGTCAGTGACATTGAGAGTAATCGCGAAGAGTACTCGATGACTACTTGTTATGTCGCTGGCGAGCACAGACTCGtgtaggattttttttaatttacgagcgaaaaaaaaaagcgcaaacatgttttgaaaaaatcgttacgtttttttttaatactgcagtaaaaatttttttttaattaatagtcaGGCAGGACACAATTTTTACTGTTctgacattatttttttttttttttttttgtggtttGAAAGTTGTCATGTATGAGGGCCGGGTGAAATGGacacagaaaaaattcaatttttttttggactcgGGCATTTATTAGaggaaataaaagtaattttggcatcaattttttttggccaacagaagaataattaaattttttaattacgaattcaaa is part of the Microplitis mediator isolate UGA2020A chromosome 11, iyMicMedi2.1, whole genome shotgun sequence genome and harbors:
- the LOC130677585 gene encoding pyrokinin-1 receptor-like, which encodes MELLMTTEINNELNYNLTDVSSTFPSISSTDAAYRVVGSRRDPLYIVIPITIIYLIIFIAGIVGNVSTCIVIARIKSMHTATNYYLFSLAVSDLLLLISGLPAEVYLVWSKYPYIFGEGFCIVRGLAAECSTNASVLTIAAFTVERYIAICHPFLSHTMSKLSRVVKLILVIWLVAMSFAIPQALQFGVIKYPDISPDVVICTRKRPFIKHSFEIATLLFFIIPMTLITVLYSMIGLKLRKSNMMKKRNIRNQGTRSLQESKKKKWDTRNTGKSSRRVLKMLVAVVVAFFICWAPFHVQRLIAIYGTDTDQVTSKNKWMTFLYNVFTYLSGVLYYVSTTINPILYNIMSNKFREAFKETLAKSCGGSRSSSNLEQRSYSSLSRSQQRTLGGGNFGSRTTAGTGIGTGVGQDSSEGSGNSIRDENNQRHQTTVSPVDSKHSDIIRVNSSSSQRKIDNPNNDNYYLNKKNSKKYCDQLETGNAESTLIIDSDCPRQGNININNGTNEINKKNTDRNSNSRLINGDVCHQQRLAGANDEYLIGKRQEQDNNKSKYFGLKASNDKKLWRFLKWLPTGGVFKFAKSSTRNCGESVVSDIESNREEYSMTTCYVAGEHRLV